A genomic window from Corticium candelabrum chromosome 8, ooCorCand1.1, whole genome shotgun sequence includes:
- the LOC134182995 gene encoding ankyrin repeat domain-containing protein 2-like, whose translation MGAGASSKALFDVVCANDGKKASEALKKGADVNAVARELERLGWTLVNEEMYEKVTIIYDVEVALGWYGSACGLPSALQVACADSSIEMVDLLLQNQANINYHEEWLGRTALHYACRHGHLSVVEKLLSAGCKKEARDKAERTIRPMHVGYNETMKQRERILVKVL comes from the exons ATGGGTGCAGGGGCTTCCAGTAAAGCTCTTTTTGATGTCGTGTGTGCAAATGATGGAAAGAAAGCATCGGAAGCTCTCAAGAAAGGAGCAGATGTGAACGCTGTTGCAAGAGA ACTAGAGAGATTGGGTTGGACGTTGGTAAATGAGGAAATGTATGAGAAAGTGACGATCATTTACGATGTTGAGGTGGCGTTG GGATGGTATGGTAGTGCGTGTGGTCTTCCATCAGCGTTGCAAGTAGCATGTGCTGATTCATCGATTGAGATGGTAGACTTGCTGCTACAAAATCAAGCAAACATAAACTATCATGAGGAATGG CTTGGACGGACAGCTCTGCATTATGCTTGTCGGCatggtcatttgtctgttgtggagAAATTATTGTCAGCAGGTTGTAAGAAAGAAGCAAGGGATAAA GCTG AAAGAACAATAAGGCCAATGCATGTAGGTTACAACGAAACAATGAAGCAACGAGAGAGAATATTGGTGAAAGTGTTGTAA